taattaagaatatgaTTATCAAAGgatataacaacattttttcattacaaataaaaaatcaacactCAAACTATTCGATTTAGTCAATTGTCATTGATAGTTGACTATGACACTTGCGCTAAAAGTCTATCTGAGAAGTACTACATGTATTTACGCgaagtagttttaaatttaaatttttaactataaataattctttcaaAATATGAAACAGAACAtggttttattcaaattttaaaatgaaatcaatagaAGATTTAGAAAAGGAGGTGAAAGAGGTTGATAAAGagctaaaaaaaattgatgctGAGTTATTAAAATGGAAAAATTTACAGCGCGAATTGCACGAGAAGAAATCTTTACTAaaaagatcaataaataaaatgaagtctGATTCATTAGCAAATGTAGATTGGGCTGGAAATACGTATGAATGGTCAAAGGATGTCAAGAAAACTCTTAACGACGTTTTTCGAATAGATTCGTTTAGACCAAAGCAATTGAGTGCTATAAATTCTACACTTGCTGGTCAACATGCAATTATTGTAATGCCTACGGGAGCTGGAAAAAGTCTCTGCTATCAACTTCCAGCACTGGTCAAACCTGGTCTTACTATAGTTATATCACCCCTTATCTCCTTAATGGAAGATCAGGTGCGATCACTAAAGAATAGAAATATCCAAGCTATGCTGATGACAAGTACAAGTCCAAAAGATGAAACATTAAAagctttaaatgtattaaaggataagaatacaaaaattaaacttttatatgttACACCTGAGAGACTTGCAAAAAGTAAGAGGTTTATGTCCAACTTACAAAAATGTTATGCTGAAGGTAGATTGCAAAGAATTGCTATTGATGAAGTTCACTGCTGCTCTCAATGGGGTCATGATTTTAGACCAGATTACAGATACCTTGGTATTTTGTCTAATATGTTTCCCAAAACTCCAATTTTAGGATTAACTGCAACAGCAACATCCCATGTATTAACTGATGTACAGAAGATACTTAACATTCCCGGTTGTTTAGTGATAAAATCAACATTTAATAGacctaatttatattacaaaattttagaaaaaccTACCTCACAGGAAGAATGCCTAACAATACTTGAAAAGCTTTTGAAAAACAGGTATAAAAGAGAGAGTGGTATTATTTACACTAATAGTATCAAAGACTCTGAAGAATTAGCCCAAGGGCTAAGAAAGAGGGGTTTGTCTGTGGGCTGCTATCATGCCAATATGGAAGCAGAATCAAGATCTAATGTACATTTGAAGTGGCATGAAAAAAGCTATCAGGCTATTGTGGCAACTGTTGCTTTTGGAATGGGTATTGATAAACCAGATGTTAGGTTTGTTATTCATCACACCATCAGTAAATCAATGGAAAATTACTACCAAGAGAGTGGTAGAGCTGGTCGTGATGGTAAAAGAGCAGAATGTCTTACTTTATACAGAATGCaggatgtttttaaaataagtaccaTGGTATTCTCTGCGGTCGGAAGTATAGATCATCTATATGGTATAGTTAAGTATTGTCTAAATGGAACCTTATGTAGAAGGCAGTTAATTGCTCAACATTTTGATGAAGATTGGGGTGATACTGATTGTAACAAAATGTGTGATGTTTGCTCAtatccaaattcaaatataaggGAAATAAGTCTGGAATCACATTGTAAAATACTGTCTGGCATTATTGATAATGCTCACACACAAGATACAAAAGTTACTGCTCAAAAGTTACTTGATGCTTGGTACTTAAAAGGACCTGTTCCACTTAGACATAAAGGAAAAGAACCAAATTTTTCAAGGTCTATAGGCGAAGATGTGATAGCATTTCTGCTTGTAGAAGGGTATCTTATTGAAGATTTTCATTTCACAGCTTATTCAACTATTGCATACATAAAAAAGGGTCCTAATATGGAAGCAATTAATGAtgacaattttactttgaaaatgCCCTTAAGAAAATATACAGAATTCCATTTAGATAGACCAGCTCCCAAAGATGATTCAGTTATTGGGAATGATATTACAGAAACGAGAAAAAGAAAGGCAAGCTCTGAAGTTAATGGTAGAAAGTCTAAGATTATTGTTattgatgaataaaataattgcttcctcaaataaattatctttattgatATCATAACCAAAATTTCTAAGTATAATGTAGTAAAAAACTTCT
This genomic stretch from Vanessa tameamea isolate UH-Manoa-2023 chromosome 9, ilVanTame1 primary haplotype, whole genome shotgun sequence harbors:
- the LOC113396937 gene encoding ATP-dependent DNA helicase Q1-like — protein: MKSIEDLEKEVKEVDKELKKIDAELLKWKNLQRELHEKKSLLKRSINKMKSDSLANVDWAGNTYEWSKDVKKTLNDVFRIDSFRPKQLSAINSTLAGQHAIIVMPTGAGKSLCYQLPALVKPGLTIVISPLISLMEDQVRSLKNRNIQAMLMTSTSPKDETLKALNVLKDKNTKIKLLYVTPERLAKSKRFMSNLQKCYAEGRLQRIAIDEVHCCSQWGHDFRPDYRYLGILSNMFPKTPILGLTATATSHVLTDVQKILNIPGCLVIKSTFNRPNLYYKILEKPTSQEECLTILEKLLKNRYKRESGIIYTNSIKDSEELAQGLRKRGLSVGCYHANMEAESRSNVHLKWHEKSYQAIVATVAFGMGIDKPDVRFVIHHTISKSMENYYQESGRAGRDGKRAECLTLYRMQDVFKISTMVFSAVGSIDHLYGIVKYCLNGTLCRRQLIAQHFDEDWGDTDCNKMCDVCSYPNSNIREISLESHCKILSGIIDNAHTQDTKVTAQKLLDAWYLKGPVPLRHKGKEPNFSRSIGEDVIAFLLVEGYLIEDFHFTAYSTIAYIKKGPNMEAINDDNFTLKMPLRKYTEFHLDRPAPKDDSVIGNDITETRKRKASSEVNGRKSKIIVIDE